One genomic segment of Clavelina lepadiformis chromosome 3, kaClaLepa1.1, whole genome shotgun sequence includes these proteins:
- the LOC143450812 gene encoding medium-wave-sensitive opsin 1-like isoform X2, which produces MNQWIQSMLGEGQIGIVNDSVAVDVVDYWTYGSDDPLSSTAVAVPAEVPQCKDQNPYVLKGDGWVPQHIAIADRTVYAYFTIFMVFQFLLSTSLNSIVIVVIYKFEELRQPLNYIIVNLALANLLRGGIGGFLSMLSNGAGYFFLGKGMCYAEGYAVSLFGCVGLNLIVVLVIERFLEVCKPFGSVRMGAKATWASIFVAWAWSFFWNTPFLMLRDGYEPEGLGTTCAPNWFVTGENEKMFITLYYVCCFLLQYAVMVICYWKLFLTLRELAKETSPESSSPETEVMKMVVASVSAFFVSWLPYAAFVMYSVVNHTAQFRDCVIRTFFAGRNPWSDDLSASSMMSMASSQMSSKVGPA; this is translated from the exons ATGAACCAGTGGATTCAAAGCATGCTTGGTGAAGGACAAATCGGAATTGTAAATGATTCTGTTGCAG ttGATGTCGTTGATTACTGGACGTACGGCTCGGATGATCCGCTTTCTTCAACTGCTGTGGCAGTACCAGCTGAAGTACCCCAATGTAAAGATCAGAATCCTTACGTGCTGAAAGGGGATGGTTGGGTTCCACAGCACATCGCGATTGCTGACAGAACCGTTTATGCATATTTTACTATCTTCATGGTATTTCAATTTCTATTATCCACCTCACTCAACAGCATTGTAATCGTGGTGATTTATAAATTCGAG gAGTTAAGACAGCCTCTCAACTATATCATCGTAAATCTTGCCCTAGCTAATTTACTGCGTGGGGGTATTGGGGGTTTCTTGTCAATGTTATCCAATGGCGCAGGTTACTTCTTTTTGGGAAAAGGGATGTGTTATGCTGAAGGATACGCCGTGTCCCTATTTG GCTGCGTTGGACTGAATTTGATAGTGGTATTAGTTATCGAACGTTTTTTGGAGGTTTGTAAACCATTCGGATCTGTCAGAATGGGAGCAAAAGCAACTTGGGCAA GCATTTTTGTTGCCTGGGCGTGGTCTTTCTTTTGGAATACACCATTCCTGATGTTGCGGGATGGATACGAGCCCGAAGGTTTGGGAACAACTTGTGCACCCAACTGGTTTGTAACAGGAGAAAA tgAAAAAATGTTCATTACCCTATACTACGTTTGCTGCTTTTTGCTTCAGTACGCTGTTATGGTTATTTGTTACTGGAAACTTTTTTTAACACTACGCGAG CTAGCCAAGGAAACTTCGCCAGAAAGTTCAAGTCCAGAAACAGAAGTGATGAAAATGGTTGTTGCTTCTGTGTCAGCTTTCTTTGTAAGTTGGCTGCCGTATGCTGCCTTCGTGATGTACAGTGTCGTCAATCATACAGCCCAG tttcgAGATTGTGTAATCAGAACATTTTTCGCCGGGCGAAACCCATGGAGTGATGACTTGTCAGCCAGCAGTATGATGAGTATGGCCTCATCACAGATGAGCAGCAAGGTCGGACCAGCATAA
- the LOC143450812 gene encoding parapinopsin-like isoform X1 encodes MNQWIQSMLGEGQIGIVNDSVAVDVVDYWTYGSDDPLSSTAVAVPAEVPQCKDQNPYVLKGDGWVPQHIAIADRTVYAYFTIFMVFQFLLSTSLNSIVIVVIYKFEELRQPLNYIIVNLALANLLRGGIGGFLSMLSNGAGYFFLGKGMCYAEGYAVSLFGCVGLNLIVVLVIERFLEVCKPFGSVRMGAKATWASIFVAWAWSFFWNTPFLMLRDGYEPEGLGTTCAPNWFVTGENEKMFITLYYVCCFLLQYAVMVICYWKLFLTLRELAKETSPESSSPETEVMKMVVASVSAFFVSWLPYAAFVMYSVVNHTAQISYESGAITALLAKTTTICNPLIYIGLSRHFRDCVIRTFFAGRNPWSDDLSASSMMSMASSQMSSKVGPA; translated from the exons ATGAACCAGTGGATTCAAAGCATGCTTGGTGAAGGACAAATCGGAATTGTAAATGATTCTGTTGCAG ttGATGTCGTTGATTACTGGACGTACGGCTCGGATGATCCGCTTTCTTCAACTGCTGTGGCAGTACCAGCTGAAGTACCCCAATGTAAAGATCAGAATCCTTACGTGCTGAAAGGGGATGGTTGGGTTCCACAGCACATCGCGATTGCTGACAGAACCGTTTATGCATATTTTACTATCTTCATGGTATTTCAATTTCTATTATCCACCTCACTCAACAGCATTGTAATCGTGGTGATTTATAAATTCGAG gAGTTAAGACAGCCTCTCAACTATATCATCGTAAATCTTGCCCTAGCTAATTTACTGCGTGGGGGTATTGGGGGTTTCTTGTCAATGTTATCCAATGGCGCAGGTTACTTCTTTTTGGGAAAAGGGATGTGTTATGCTGAAGGATACGCCGTGTCCCTATTTG GCTGCGTTGGACTGAATTTGATAGTGGTATTAGTTATCGAACGTTTTTTGGAGGTTTGTAAACCATTCGGATCTGTCAGAATGGGAGCAAAAGCAACTTGGGCAA GCATTTTTGTTGCCTGGGCGTGGTCTTTCTTTTGGAATACACCATTCCTGATGTTGCGGGATGGATACGAGCCCGAAGGTTTGGGAACAACTTGTGCACCCAACTGGTTTGTAACAGGAGAAAA tgAAAAAATGTTCATTACCCTATACTACGTTTGCTGCTTTTTGCTTCAGTACGCTGTTATGGTTATTTGTTACTGGAAACTTTTTTTAACACTACGCGAG CTAGCCAAGGAAACTTCGCCAGAAAGTTCAAGTCCAGAAACAGAAGTGATGAAAATGGTTGTTGCTTCTGTGTCAGCTTTCTTTGTAAGTTGGCTGCCGTATGCTGCCTTCGTGATGTACAGTGTCGTCAATCATACAGCCCAG ATTAGTTACGAATCGGGTGCTATTACGGCACTTTTGGCCAAAACGACAACCATTTGTAATCCATTGATTTACATTGGGCTCAGTCGTCAT tttcgAGATTGTGTAATCAGAACATTTTTCGCCGGGCGAAACCCATGGAGTGATGACTTGTCAGCCAGCAGTATGATGAGTATGGCCTCATCACAGATGAGCAGCAAGGTCGGACCAGCATAA
- the LOC143449922 gene encoding vertebrate ancient opsin-like — MQSMLGAGRIGIVNDSVIDIDYWTYDADVSLSSTAAVPEIPQCKDLNPYVLKGDGWIPQHIEISNRTVYTCLAIYMTFLFLFSTSFNGIVIAATYKFRVLRQPLNYIIVNLAVADFLGGGVGGFLSILTNASGYFFLGKGLCYAEGYAVSLFGCAGLNSIAVMAFERYFVICKPFGPVKVGAKAAAAGIFVAWAWSFFWNTPPLILWDGYEPEGLGTTCAPSWFVTEDSQRLFIILYFVFAFLFPYAIIAVCYGKLILELRQIAKESSLSGSKSPEKEVTKMVIIMVAAFVLCWLPYASFAMYNAVNPTAQMSYGLGAIPAFFAKSATIYNPIIYVKLNRQFRDCVIRMFFSGRNPWSDEGATSSMASVNSSQVTTVSTNKVGPA, encoded by the exons ATGCAAAGCATGCTTGGTGCAGGACGAATCGGAATTGTGAATGATTCAGTTATAG ACATCGATTATTGGACGTACGATGCGGATGTTTCGCTTTCTTCAACTGCCGCAGTACCAGAAATACCCCAGTGTAAAGACCTGAATCCTTACGTGCTAAAAGGAGATGGTTGGATTCCACAACACATCGAAATTTCTAACAGAACTGTTTATACATGTCTCGCCATTTACATGACCTTTCTCTTCCTTTTCTCCACTTCATTTAACGGCATTGTAATCGCTGCGACTTATAAGTTTCGa GTGCTGAGACAGCCGCTTAACTACATTATCGTAAACCTTGCCGTTGCTGATTTTCTGGGTGGAGGTGTCGGGGGTTTTTTGTCAATACTTACTAATGCGTCGGGTTACTTCTTCTTAGGAAAGGGGTTGTGCTATGCGGAAGGATACGCCGTGTCCCTCTTCG GTTGCGCTGGATTGAATTCGATAGCTGTTATGGCTTTCGAGCGTTATTTCGTGATTTGTAAACCATTCGGACCGGTCAAAGTGGGAGCAAAAGCGGCTGCGGCAG GCATTTTTGTTGCCTGGGCGTGGTCTTTCTTTTGGAATACGCCACCCTTGATATTGTGGGATGGTTACGAGCCAGAAGGTTTGGGAACGACTTGTGCACCCAGCTGGTTTGTAACAGAGGACAG CCAACGACTGTTCATTATCctctattttgtttttgcctttttgTTTCCCTATGCTATTATCGCAGTTTGTTACGGAAAGCTGATTTTAGAATTACGCCAG ATCGCCAAAGAAAGTTCGCTTTCAGGAAGCAAAAGCCCAGAAAAGGAAGTGACGAAGATGGTTATTATCATGGTAGCAGCCTTTGTTTTATGTTGGCTTCCGTATGCTTCCTTTGCAATGTACAACGCCGTTAATCCTACGGCCCAG atGAGTTACGGTCTTGGTGCAATTCCGGCATTTTTTGCGAAATCAGCAACCATATATAATCCAATAATCTACGTTAAACTTAATCGTCAA TTTCGCGATTGCGTCATCCGAATGTTTTTCTCCGGACGAAACCCATGGAGCGATGAAGGGGCGACCAGCAGTATGGCGAGTGTAAACTCATCACAAGTGACAACTGTAAGCACCAACAAAGTTGGGCCAGCTTAA